The genomic interval TGGTTCGCCACCAGACGCGGCGTCGAAACCAGCAGCGTATCCACAATCCGAAGTTTGTTCGCGCGCAGCGAAGATCCGGTCTCGGTCAGCTCGACGATCGCATCGACCAATTCGTGGGCCTTGACCTCCGTGGCGCCCCAGGAAAACTCGACTTCGGCTTTGACGCCGTGCTTGCGCAGATGCCGGCGGGTCAGTTGGACGAGTTCCGTGGCGATTCGTTTTCCGCGCAAATCTTTGACGGAGCGGATCGGCGAATTCTCCGGCACGGCCAGGACCCAGCGCGCCGGCTGGCGGGTCGCTTTGCTGAACAGGAATTCGCCGACTTCGTGAACGTCGGAGCCATTCTCGGTGATCCAGTCGTGGCCGGTGATGCCGCAATCGAGATAGCCGTGCTCGACGTAGCGGCTGATTTCCTGCGCGCGAATCAGCCGGACTTCCAGTTCTTCGTCATCGACGTAAGGGATGTACGAACGCGAGCTGACCTGGATGTTGAATCCGGCTTTGGCCATCTTTTCAAGCGTGGCCTGCTCCAGACTGCCCTTGGGCAAACCAAATCGCAAAATGCGTCTGTTCTTCATGCGCGTGTCAATCAAGCGGGATAAAGTGCCGTCAACTCCTGGCGGGAGCAATCCGGAATGTGCGCCGCCCAGCGATGCGAATTTTTCCTTGAGCCAGCGCGGCGAGCGTCGCGGGATACAGGACTCGTTCCGCCTGCTGAATCCGTTCGTGCAACGTGGCCGGTATGTCGTCGTCCAGCACCGGCACGGTTTGTTGCGCGAGGATCGGCCCCGTGTCGATGCCTGGATCGGCGAGGTGGACAGTGCAGCCCGTGACCTTGACTCCGTAATCGAGCGCCTGGCGCCAGGATTCGAGACCGGGAAAAGCAGGAAGCACGGAAGGATGAATGTTCACGACGCGCTGGGGAAACGCCCGGAGAAAGTCGCCCTTCAGAATTCGCATGAATCCCGCCAGCGCGACCAGCTCGACCCGGGCGGCTTGCAAGGCCTGGACGTACTGGCGCTCGGCTTCCTCATCCAGCTTGGTGCGAAATTTTCCCGGCGCGATGAATTGCGCGGGAAGCCCGCGTTCGCGCGCGCGCGCCAGAATGCCGGAGTGCTCGACATCGCTGAGCACGAGGGCGATTTCCAGGGGGAACTGGCCGCTCGCGCACGCTTCGGCGATGGCGACCATATTCGAGCCTTTGCCGGAGCCGAGAATGCCCAATCGTGTTTTGGGGGTGTTGCCCACTCGGCATTCTTAGCGAGAGAGGGCGACTGGAAACAAGCAGATTCACGATGGGCAGATCATGCCTCGGTCCTTCCTGGCTGTAGGGCAGAGTTGCACTCTATCTTTGGAATCGTCGCGAGACGCCAAATTAACCGCTTTGCCTCTCCTTCATTGTTCTCAGTGGCGACTCCCCGGTGGTCTGACAGTGAATCTCTCTTTGGGAGAGCGTAGATGGGGGAGTGGACCGTACACATGCACGGCATAAGGCTCAAACGAGTCGGTTACCCAACCGTCCAAAAAGGCGACAAATCGGTCTTCGCCCAGGACTTCAATAATGCCGATGGCAGAGTCCCCGGATTTGGCTGTGAATCGCTGATCGGTTGTTCTCTCGGCACGCGGGCGCGGCTTCGGCAGCGAGAAACTGTAGGTATGCGCCTTGTCTGTGTTGTTAACGGCCAGGACATAGTTGCCGGGCGGAACGGCGGCGTTGCCGCGCTTCACCCGGAGCAAGACGGAAGTGATGCTGCTGTCCAGAGCTTCGTTGAAGCGAATAGCCGGGTTGCCAAATTGATGGCTGCGCGGCCACCAAAGGTGCTCGGCCTGGAACAGCGGCAACTGTTCGTTCACCTCG from Verrucomicrobiota bacterium carries:
- a CDS encoding ATP phosphoribosyltransferase, whose translation is MKNRRILRFGLPKGSLEQATLEKMAKAGFNIQVSSRSYIPYVDDEELEVRLIRAQEISRYVEHGYLDCGITGHDWITENGSDVHEVGEFLFSKATRQPARWVLAVPENSPIRSVKDLRGKRIATELVQLTRRHLRKHGVKAEVEFSWGATEVKAHELVDAIVELTETGSSLRANKLRIVDTLLVSTPRLVANHTAWKNKWKREKIENLALLLQGALEAEAKVGLKMNVAARNLGRLLQALPALRNPTVSNLSQTGWVAVETIIDEHVVRELIPRLKAAGAEGIIEYPLNKVVY
- a CDS encoding phosphoribosylglycinamide formyltransferase encodes the protein MVAIAEACASGQFPLEIALVLSDVEHSGILARARERGLPAQFIAPGKFRTKLDEEAERQYVQALQAARVELVALAGFMRILKGDFLRAFPQRVVNIHPSVLPAFPGLESWRQALDYGVKVTGCTVHLADPGIDTGPILAQQTVPVLDDDIPATLHERIQQAERVLYPATLAALAQGKIRIAGRRTFRIAPARS